Proteins encoded in a region of the Rutidosis leptorrhynchoides isolate AG116_Rl617_1_P2 chromosome 9, CSIRO_AGI_Rlap_v1, whole genome shotgun sequence genome:
- the LOC139865711 gene encoding protein CUP-SHAPED COTYLEDON 3: protein MIGIEEILCELGATCNGGSSGVDDLDQQNGAGGLPPGFRFHPTDEELVTFYLASKVFNSTFTGVHIAEVDLNRCEPWELPEVAKMGEREWYFYSLRDRKYPTGLRTNRATGAGYWKATGKDREVYSSGSGRTLLGMKKTLVFYKGRAPHGEKTKWVMHEYRLDGDFSYRHTCKDEWVICRMFHKVSEKKSSGGQNYPNFKYHQSTIAQSPSTPTPNEITKNPLLEGTTPLTHPPSQPLQNSFLFGDNHQDINDHDLKSLLHIPTFPSFQTNLNSNHIKPQLLPYQPTTPKKCKTEVQFSLPQLPDTNLHRWGTEYVPPTPFFSFEQSDINEMDYYFNTNGGGSRFVAEGTSDRSNEVASFDRIAFNQLLLPTI from the exons ATGATTGGTATTGAAGAAATCCTTTGTGAACTTGGTGCCACATGCAATGGTGGTTCAAGTGGTGTTGATGATTTAGACCAACAAAATGGTGCAGGTGGTTTGCCACCTGGGTTCAGGTTTCATCCAACTGATGAAGAACTTGTCACTTTTTATCTTGCTTCTAAAGTCTTCAATTCTACTTTTACTGGTGTTCATATTGCTGAAGTTGATCTTAACCGTTGTGAACCTTGGGAGTTACCAG AAGTGGCAAAGATGGGAGAAAGAGAATGGTACTTCTATAGTTTAAGAGATAGAAAATACCCAACCGGGTTGAGGACGAACCGGGCCACGGGTGCGGGTTATTGGAAGGCGACGGGCAAGGACCGGGAGGTTTATAGTAGTGGTTCGGGTCGGACTCTATTGGGTATGAAAAAGACCTTGGTTTTTTATAAGGGTAGGGCCCCACATGGTGAAAAAACTAAATGGGTAATGCATGAGTACCGCCTTGATGGTGACTTTTCCTATCGGCACACGTGTAAG GATGAATGGGTGATCTGTAGAATGTTTCACAAAGTAAGTGAAAAGAAATCAAGTGGTGGACAAAACTACCCTAACTTCAAATACCACCAATCAACAATAGCACAATCACCCTCAACTCCTACCCCTAATGAAATTACTAAAAACCCCTTGCTTGAAGGTACAACACCCTTAACGCACCCTCCATCCCAACCTCTCCAAAATTCATTTTTATTTGGCGACAATCATCAAGATATCAATGATCATGACCTTAAATCACTACTACACATACCAACATTTCCTTCCTTTCAAACTAACCTAAACTCGAACCATATCAAACCGCAACTTCTCCCATATCAGCCAACTACCCCTAAAAAATGCAAAACCGAGGTGCAATTTAGCCTCCCACAACTTCCCGATACTAACTTGCACCGGTGGGGGACAGAATACGTCCCCCCTACTCCATTCTTTTCATTTGAGCAATCGGATATTAACGAAATGGACTACTATTTCAACACAAATGGTGGTGGTTCAAGATTTGTAGCGGAAGGTACAAGTGATCGTAGCAATGAAGTGGCGTCATTTGATAGGATTGCGTTCAATCAACTTTTGCTACCGACTATTTGA